One window from the genome of Pedobacter schmidteae encodes:
- a CDS encoding LysR family transcriptional regulator, with protein MISIANQIELRHLHYFKVLATELHYRRASELLFISQSALSQQIKQLEQILKVSLFDRSNKKVALTDAGKLFYGDVQQILNKVETAVVHLKLYKEGNTGQIGIGFVASAMESVLPGLLKQFHTDCPNIKFQLDELSNIDQLIALQNESIDLGFMRSNHVPEGFISKKVYTETFSIVLPAQHPMAASKFKNIGQLKDESFILFPNEQSQLYYQQIINLCADQGFVPKVAHRSIHAPTIFRLVENGMGLSIIPTSLASADHPNIKFIELKGIPQQTSLYAVWKQHNGNPALPYLLEMLPKG; from the coding sequence ATGATAAGTATTGCTAATCAAATAGAATTACGTCACCTGCATTATTTTAAGGTGTTGGCTACCGAACTACATTATCGGAGAGCTTCAGAACTCTTATTCATCTCCCAATCGGCCTTAAGTCAACAAATTAAGCAACTGGAACAAATCTTAAAAGTATCCCTATTTGATCGTAGCAATAAAAAAGTAGCTTTGACCGATGCAGGAAAGCTATTTTATGGTGATGTACAGCAGATTTTGAATAAGGTGGAGACTGCGGTGGTACATTTAAAGCTGTATAAAGAAGGCAATACCGGACAAATAGGAATTGGTTTTGTTGCATCAGCAATGGAGTCGGTGTTACCGGGTTTGCTTAAGCAATTTCATACCGATTGTCCTAACATCAAGTTTCAGCTAGACGAGTTGAGCAATATTGATCAGCTGATAGCCTTGCAAAATGAATCGATAGATTTGGGCTTTATGCGCAGCAATCATGTGCCAGAGGGCTTCATCAGCAAAAAAGTGTATACCGAAACATTTTCAATTGTACTGCCGGCACAACATCCCATGGCAGCTTCAAAGTTCAAAAATATCGGTCAGTTAAAGGACGAATCCTTTATTCTGTTTCCCAACGAGCAGAGCCAGTTGTATTATCAGCAAATCATCAACCTTTGTGCCGACCAAGGTTTTGTGCCTAAAGTGGCCCACAGATCTATACATGCACCAACCATATTCCGACTGGTAGAAAATGGCATGGGCCTTAGCATTATTCCAACTTCTCTGGCTTCCGCTGATCATCCAAATATTAAATTTATAGAGCTGAAAGGTATTCCACAGCAAACCTCACTATATGCCGTATGGAAACAGCACAACGGCAATCCTGCATTGCCTTATTTGCTGGAAATGCTACCTAAAGGCTAG
- a CDS encoding thioesterase family protein, whose protein sequence is MQEYLFEIELKVRDYECDIQGVVNNAVYQSYLEHARHEYLLTKTSSFKELTEKGILLMVSRIEMDFKRSLTSRDIFTVKLRTERQGIKLIFFQDIYRLADNALCLKAKVEVIAKVGDKLNRGEIFDTLLF, encoded by the coding sequence ATGCAAGAATATTTATTTGAAATTGAACTCAAGGTGCGTGATTACGAATGCGATATACAAGGCGTAGTAAACAATGCCGTTTACCAATCCTATCTGGAACATGCCAGACACGAATATTTGCTAACCAAAACCAGCTCCTTTAAGGAATTGACTGAAAAAGGGATTTTGCTGATGGTGTCGAGGATAGAAATGGACTTTAAAAGATCCTTAACCAGCAGGGATATTTTTACGGTAAAACTGCGTACAGAAAGACAGGGAATAAAACTCATTTTTTTTCAGGACATTTATAGGCTTGCCGACAACGCATTATGCCTTAAAGCGAAGGTAGAAGTAATTGCTAAAGTAGGTGATAAGTTGAATAGAGGCGAGATTTTTGATACTTTGCTTTTTTGA
- a CDS encoding VOC family protein, with amino-acid sequence MNKSHHHVVYFEIPVNDLDRAMNFYQLVFGFEFEQDIIEDNEMAFFSLDGGDNGMSGALAKGEIYKPTNNGVLIYFFTENIDETLKRAISNGGKTLFPKTFNEGWGFVAEFEDTEGNRIALKQPL; translated from the coding sequence ATGAATAAGTCGCATCATCATGTTGTTTATTTTGAAATTCCGGTAAACGATTTGGACCGGGCAATGAATTTTTATCAGTTGGTTTTTGGTTTTGAGTTTGAACAAGATATCATTGAAGACAATGAAATGGCCTTTTTTTCGCTTGATGGGGGTGACAATGGGATGTCAGGAGCTCTGGCAAAAGGAGAAATCTATAAACCTACAAACAATGGTGTTTTAATTTATTTTTTTACAGAAAATATCGACGAAACGTTAAAAAGAGCCATATCGAATGGTGGAAAAACTCTATTTCCCAAAACCTTCAATGAAGGATGGGGATTTGTTGCCGAATTTGAAGATACCGAAGGGAACAGAATTGCGTTAAAACAGCCTTTATAA
- a CDS encoding DUF1080 domain-containing protein, with protein MKLKITLPFFVYLVFLFVNPASAQKGWIDLFNGKDLKDWNIKIAKHDYKDNYANTFRVENGLLKVGYEGYGDFDQQYGHIFYKKPFSYYLLRVTYRFVGEQAKGGEGWAVRNSGAMLHCQAPETMLKDQDFPISIEGQILGGDGTHLRHTSNLCTPGTQVVYDGKLYTPHCLDSKSKTYHGDQWVTADFLVLGDSVIKHIIEKEVVLEYTKPQIGGGNVSNYDAKIKQDGKMLTGGYIALQSESHPIEFKNVRLYNLAPYVKDKAKLEKVLAKINE; from the coding sequence ATGAAATTAAAAATTACTCTGCCATTTTTTGTTTACCTGGTTTTTTTATTTGTAAATCCCGCATCAGCCCAAAAAGGCTGGATAGATCTTTTTAATGGAAAAGACTTAAAAGACTGGAACATTAAAATCGCTAAACATGATTATAAGGACAATTACGCGAATACTTTTCGTGTAGAAAATGGTTTACTAAAAGTGGGATACGAGGGATATGGCGATTTTGATCAACAGTATGGACACATTTTTTACAAAAAGCCATTTTCTTATTATTTATTAAGGGTAACCTATCGGTTTGTTGGCGAGCAAGCCAAGGGAGGCGAAGGCTGGGCAGTACGAAATAGCGGAGCCATGTTGCATTGTCAGGCTCCCGAGACCATGCTCAAAGATCAGGATTTTCCAATATCTATAGAGGGACAAATTTTAGGAGGGGATGGTACACATTTGCGCCATACCAGTAACCTCTGCACACCCGGTACACAAGTTGTGTATGATGGGAAACTATATACACCGCATTGTTTGGATTCGAAATCGAAGACTTACCATGGCGACCAATGGGTTACTGCCGATTTTCTGGTGCTGGGCGACTCGGTAATTAAGCACATTATTGAAAAAGAGGTAGTTTTGGAATATACTAAGCCTCAAATCGGTGGCGGAAATGTAAGCAATTACGACGCTAAAATAAAACAGGATGGTAAAATGCTAACAGGTGGTTATATTGCGCTGCAGAGTGAGAGCCACCCTATTGAATTTAAAAATGTTAGACTTTATAATTTAGCACCCTACGTTAAGGATAAAGCGAAATTGGAAAAAGTATTGGCAAAGATTAATGAATAA